Part of the Fundulus heteroclitus isolate FHET01 chromosome 20, MU-UCD_Fhet_4.1, whole genome shotgun sequence genome, CAGACGCAACCATCACCACCATCAGCAGAGCCGGGGTCGCAGGCGGACAGGAAAGCAGCTTTTCATGGCTTTCAGGGAGATGCTGTCGGAGTCTCTGAGTGTCTGGTGCATCTCGTGCGTCCACATGCTGATAGAGATCATTGTGACGTTAACTCACAACTGCGGCGTCGCGGTGGAAACCGGCGTTTTGAAACTTTACAACTTTGGGAAGCAGATTCTTGTTAAGATCACTGACCTGCCTGGAATGAAAGCAGACGTCGGTCGGGTTTTGAGATGGATAAAATGCACAGGAGCCGACCTTGTGGATAAAACTGCGAGGACTCTGAAGTGGTTAAAGACAGCCGCCTCGTCTTGTTTCAGAGTCTCCTGTGCTCTGGTTGTTTTCAGCTTTTGTTGGTTAAAGGGGATGTTGCTGCGTGTCGGCGGCGAGAGGGGGAAACGCTGGTGGACAGCTTTTCTAGACTCGCGGGTCTGGAAGAGGCTGGCGTCCGCGCTTGAGAGAGTCCGGAGCTGGTTCAGGAAGTACCGCAACAGATCGCCCGAGTCCCCAGGCAGAGCAGGAAAGGGCGAGCCTAGTCAGGAGCTGGAGCGACTGCTGGCGCTGGCAGAGGTGCCGGAGGGGGAGCTGGACCCCTTCACGGTGCTTGGCGTGGAGGTACACGCCACCGAGACCGAGCTGAAGAAGGCCTACAGGCAGCTGGCTGTCCAGGTGTGTGCCGTTAATCCACATACGAGGATTCATGGGGCGAGGGGGTCTGTTTTCCGCCTTTACTCAAGTGACTTTTACCCGTCTGCTTTCAGGTCCATCCAGACAAGAACAAACATCCGCGAGCCGGAGAGGCGTTCAAAGTTCTGAGGGCAGCCTGGGATATTGTCAGCAACCCTGAGACACGGCGAGAGTATGAGCTGTGAGTAGGAGAGAGTAATGGGatgttgctctcagacgcagaACAGGGACAAAACAGGGACCGTGGGGCAACAAAAACAAGGAGTTCAGACCAAAGCCTTGCAGTTCTGCTTTGTATCGACCccaaactgaatgatttcaatgtgaaaggCACAATATGTCCACCTTAGGATCTGCTTTATTTGCTAGGTACACGTATCAGAATTTGTGTTATACGTGCAGGTGCACATACAACACAACATACAACCTACATGTCCACAGTGTGATGAGCGCAGACAGTGAGAATGCTGGAATAGAtgagaaatatatataatgttatGTGCATGAGGTAGGAGGACAGCTTTGGTTTACAGTATGTACAACATGACAATATGaacaataaaaatgaacaacaccttttcaaaacataaaatacattatcttgatttttacttctctttttttagctGTAGTTATTTGCTCAGATGATGCAGTTGTGAGCTTTATGTTTTACACTCAGTTTAGTCCTATTTACACACTATAATAGACTGTCGCTGCCTCCACTTTGCATGTGCAGATATGTTTTCTCTCCAAAATGAAGAGGAAGACAAATACAGGCCACTCCATGACGCCATTTACTTTTGCTAAATGTGACGGCACCAGATTGGTGTCTGCTTCTAACTCTGAAATTAGACACAAACATTGAGTGAGCAAATTGCCTCTCTGCATGGACACAGATGCCCCCCCCCGCTTCCTCCGCCTTTTTGAAGAAGCATTATGCGTGCATTTAGAGGAAGGCCCACTTACATTTATGTGAATTACAGGCAGGGAGAATAGCGTTGTGTTCCTAATTGCAATAGATGAGATTGCAAAAGGATGAAATCAAAATACCGTCTGCTGAAAAATGGCTGTAATTGTGATGCAAAGAAGGATATTTCTTCAGACGCCTGTAATTTcagatataatttttttctgatcaAATAAGTTGTTGAACTTTCCAACGGATGCTAAACACAGAGGTTAATACACTGAATGatattgaggaaaaaaaagaatattaaaagaaatagaaaccagattgatcgatatcgataattatcaaaaaatacaaaagtctattttaagtgcagccctggccattttatgctgtcactcaatgacctatttttagataaagaacacataaACTCTGAATTCAGACAtatattcaaccaactttttaccagagCTGCAagatttttaaatagaaaaaaggaacacatgctctctgaactccatgaagggggcggagcttagtgacgGGGGAtatcctgggtctgtgtttgtgattggttgggaggatgtagtgactgtagtattaacctacatggatgctagaatacaaaaggaaggaaaaccgatcttctattgaactttttattgaccctttttttctgtcgCGCCACACGTCCATCGATCGATCAATAGATgctgttattgaattatcgtctcTCACCGACCGCAGTGAAGGATTTCACAATCTGCAGCATCAACTAATGATTTAGAAATGTAATCTTAATGTAGTTTCCTTTTGCCAGATGTTCTCAAAGTTTTAAGGAATTCCTCGTCAGATGTTGGTTTGCTAAGATAattagtgcaaaaaaaaaaaaaagaataacgtACATCTTTTCTCTCCCTTTGATCATTTCTGCTTTGCTGCATTTGTGGCTGAAGAGAAAACAACTAGGACCAAAAGCAAACATAGGTGCAGGTTGCTCCGATACGCAGGTAGCGATGGGGAATGTTTGACCCTGTGTTTATTACAATCTGCTGCTTCCTGATTCcagtgcaggaaaaaaagaaaagattttaaatCCCCCCCCATAGATTTATTCAGTATGTGACGTCTGAGTGGTCTTAAATCATTAATCGGTCGTTTGTTTCCCACACAGGAAGCGCATGGCGGCAACTGAGCTCTCAAAGTCCATGAACGAGTTCCTCACTAAGCTGCAGGATGACCTGAAGGAGGCTATGAACACCATGATGTGCACAAAGTGTGAAGGCAAGCACAAGTACGTTGAtgcacatcatcatcatcatcatcatcctcaccaTCCTCACCACCTGATTGTATATATAAGCCTCAGCAGctccaaaccaaaccaaaccaaatccAGTGCTGCGCGTTACTCACTTCCTCCGTCACCTGTGTCTGCAGGCGGTTCGAGATGGACCGGGATCCCGCCGAAGCCCGCTTCTGTGCCGAGTGCAGCCGTTGCCATGGCGCCGAGGAGGGAGACCTGTGGGCGGAGTCCAGCATGCTGGGCTTACGCATCACGTACTTTGCTTGCATGGAAGGAAAGGTGTATGATATCACAGGTGAGCAGctgttttttattcagatttcttCACGCAGGATGTGAAGCCGATTCACTCGCCGGGGCCGGAGCGCGCTTCATGAGAAACGCACTGCTCCTTCCCCTTGAACTTTATGCCTGTTTTCACGTCACAACCACAGACTGGTGAAGTTGAAGGAAATGATGACGTTTGCAGAAATGTACCGGATTGTTCATCAGCTGAAAGTTCATCCCTCTGAAAGTTCAAATAAAGCGGTGGCACCACCATGCCGGGGGAGACTCGCTGCTTGTCGTCAGGGCTGGCTGAAAtgaaaacctgtcagaggctgcaaaagacctcAGACGAGGGCAGAGGTTCGCCCTCCAGCAGATAGAGGACCCTGAAACTACAGCCAGAGCCACGGCGGTAAAGCTTTAGGTCGAATCGTGTTCATGCGTTAAATTGGCTCAGTCAAAGCCTAGACTTAAAAGTCTGGGCTTGTTACTTCAGAAAACTGCTGAAAAGTTCGAGGGCTTTGAAAAGTTTAGCAAGGTGTCGATCATGTTTATGGGCAGAACATGGTCAGCCGCTTAAAAACTGCATCAGAAGTAGCTggtgctcttgttttttttttttttcatagggCAGTGTTGTagccttaaaagaaaaaagaaaaacaggaagtgaaactGTTGTGAGCTGTTAAAGAAACTGACATTTATCTACGCCTAGTCTGAGCTCTGAAGTATCAGGCCAGTAGAAAAATAATGTTGTCTAAACCAGATCTTCAGGTTTACTGCAGAAGCATAAAGAAGTTGATTCACTTTTGATTATTAACTTGTTGAAGCGACTTtgttcaacaacaacaacaataagcTCTCTTAAAGTCCGTCTGCAGCCTTTCAGCCTCATGTCTGCAGTGTTACTTTGTCAAAGTaacactttctttctttttttcttgcattttgtTAAAGATTTCTGTCGTTTTCGGTCTGATTTTTATTCCCCTGTTGTATGCAGTATTTCAGCCAAACGTTCTTACTCCTTATCTGACTCTGCAATAGTTAGCGACACAAAGATGTCCTGTAGCTGAAGATCTGTAGTCTCTGGACAGATTCTACAAAGCCGCCCTACGCAGCAGGAGACGGTTGATGTTGTTTGTTTGGGTTCAAGCGTTCCCACTTTGATCacattcttgtgttttttttttttttttcagatgaggCTTTAAGAACCAAATCTGTTTTGCCACAGTTCTTTGAAGCGAGAATCCATATTTTTGCAGTCTTATTCACATTTCCCCACATAAACCTTAACACTTATAAAATCAGCTTGGGTTCGTAGCCTCTTCAGTTTCAGGCTTTGACCTCCGGCTGAACTTGCTTGGGACGCCCACTCTTGGGAGGGGTGACGACGGTCCTGCACGTCttctaaatagttttgaatgagCTTATAAAAACTCCCCAGACAGATCCGCAGCTATATTTGCTTCTCTGACACCTTGATTGATGACGTTCGCCCTAAAACTCTGTGTTACGCTGACAATGGGGAACCACAAGTTTACCCTCACTCTGCTTGCAGCTGTTtatccttatatatatatatatatatatatatatatatatatatatatatatatatatatatatatatatatatatatatatatatatatatatatatatattgcagcTTAGAacatgttgaaatgtttttatttttggcttgTTTACGAGGTTAATCTGtaaattaaatctgaaaaggtgttatttttatattgggGAGCCAGGTAAGGCTATGAGTACCAGTTTTCTTACTAGATAGGCTGAACAGTGCCAGCATGCAGGAAGCAGTGGGTTATTTAAGCCGTCAGAGAGCGTCTTCGTGCAAAATATGGCCGCCGCTCATCTGTGACCTTCTGCTGGTCGATGCTTGACGTTGACAGACTAAGTCGTTCGCCTCCACACACGGTGGctgagcttttatttttgcctttctgctgctgtgctgtCGCCACGTTTAAAAGCTGAAGCGACTGACCTGTAGCGTATCGAGCCGTGTGAGAGTCCGGCATGTTAGAGGTTAACCTCTTTCCAGTCTTTTCTATATGCACAGCAgaccttttttatgtttatttttgttttgttttaaacaaactgttGGTTAAAGCTAATgtttagatattattttgggtGGCTGCTTCGCCTATGGCTCGATGTGCATTGATGATTTGCTTGTTTGCTGTCGTGTTTCAGAGTGGGCAGGTTGCCAAAGAATAAGCATTTCCCCCGATACCCATCGTGTGCCGTACCACATCTCCTTCGGTTCAAAGAACAACAGCAACGCCCCGCGGCACAGGTACGTCCACCCACCCCACCCCTAAGGCTACAGGCGCATCTCACCAAACCAGAATATCTCCCAAAGGTGCATTTACCTAATTGTTTAATCCAAAAGGAGAAACTCTTACGTTACATGAAGTTTCATTATATATTCCATGGGTTTATATCCGTTAGTTAGGTCTGAGGAAAACTCGAGGTGTGGCCGACATGAAGGACTTTTTTACTCTTTAGGTGCATAAAAGGGTAATAAAACCTCTACTTCAGTTAGTTGATAGTGATGTAGTTAGTTTTTCCTCTAGAGACCAGCCTTTTTTGTCTGCTTTATAGCTTTGTttaattaaagctaaaacaAGATGTCAATTCATTTTAGTGGACACAACTTAAAatggtccaaaaaaataataataataacatttcgcTGAGCTGAAAGGATGAGCTAATGGTAGATAACACCGCTGCTGTCCTCCCTGTCAGTAAAACATAATTTCTGTCTACATTCAAACAAAGTCAACATGTGTTGCAACTGTtctaaagcttttcttttttttttttttttacggtgtTGTAATTTCTGATAAGTCTGCCTGGTGGATAGGAGGGATTTGCATTGAACTTTGCTTTTATTGCTGGCTCAGCGGGGACCGTAAAGCCTCCCTGACTATCAAATGTCAAATGAGTCGGCTTTATTGCCTTAACCGGGCCACACAGGTCGAAAGCACTTAGAGGGGCGCTGTCCAAGTTGGAGGAACTTGTGGGCCACGAAAATCTACATATTTTACTTAAAGaaattcttgttttattttactgcttAAAAATAAACCTGAGTATTTTAATGAAACTAGCAAAGTTATTGGCTTTTTGTAGGGATTTGTCAACCATTGTAgatctgaaatataaaaaataatcttaCAGATCTGCCTTATTAAAATCATTTCCTGAAtttttttaggtcagttgtTTAGGATTTAAATAGCCTTGAAAATGTTTCTTGTCTGTCCTCAGCAAAAACGACGGGATATCGTTCACTCGTTCGTCAAAAAAAGaggctttttgttttctaaaccaAGTTTAACAAATGATGTGCGCCCTAACTCGCTGAATGTTTGTGGTCCTATGTACTTTAttgctggacgatatagaaaaaaaaacatatcgataaaatagaaatgatattgatcaatatcgataattatcaacaaattcaaaacatatattttaagtgcagccatggacgttttatgctgttgcttaatgacctattttttttagatttttagataaagaacacacaaacactggattcaaacataaccctttattcaaccaacttcttaccaaaactgcaagtttttaaaaaagaaaagagaacatttgctctctgaactctttgaaggaggcggggcttggtgacggagcgttcctgggtctgcatttgtgattggttgggaggatgtagtgactgtaatattaacctatagGGCTAGAATGCAttaggaaggaaaactgttattctattgaactttttattgaccctttttttctatcatcgatatatatcgttattgaattattgtctaGCCCTACTTTATGTTTTACctaattgttcccattttatgGAATAATTTTGCATGATTGAAAGCCTCACCCTAGAAAGGTAAAACATTATGCATCTGCATCGTCCGCCTGTGCTGGCGGGCCAAATCTCTGCCATCGGGAGCTGCACAGATTAATTGTAAAAAGCACTTTGGTAGCAATACGTTTAGGAATTGAGGATGCTTTAAAGTCTCCTGATTTCTCTCTTTAACTTTCCCCTTCACTCCTGACCACAACACTTTTTATCTGAAGACAAGTTCTGCTCTTAACGCTAATACCTAATTTCTCTTCTTTCGGTGCACGCCGCAATATGGAAGATAGTTGACACTTGGGGGTGCTATATTACATGTTTTATTCAACTAACACAGTTTTAAAGTTGCTCAAGTGCCACAAAATGGATTATTAAAAAAGATGCAGATAAAGTGTTTTTCTTCACGAATGAACAATTTCCTTTAGATTTGAAACGGCATCAAAATGTCAGCATGTATGCGAAAGCAAAGCAAAAGTGGATTGGATAACAGTTTATTTAGAGTGGCTCACTTAAATTGTAATAATGTACAATTAACCTGAACTCGCACTGTCTACATGTTTAAGTTACAAAACAAGcttttatttgatgttttctCACAACAAGCATAAAGAGAGCAGCGGTATTAATGTCGTTGGTACGGACGGCGGGGCAGTTCTGCTGGTCCTGCCTTCATTAGGAAAACCGGtatcactttatttgaaggggtgtacataagactgacattacactgtcataaacatgacataacacctgttatgaacataaatgactccttatgaatgtttaggactgttgtcattaattgtcattcggtaaattatgacactattaaaaaaaagttgacattgtttaacatgtctttgttatgacaagcccttaatttaacaaaaccccaagtcaagaccttaatttaacctaatcccaaatcaaaccctaaatttaacctaatcccaaatcaagcccttaatttaacctaatcccaaatcaagcccttaatttaacctaatcccaaatcaagccctaaatttaacctaatcccaaatcaagccctaaacttaactttgtctctgttaatgtcaagttgttataacaaagacatgttaaacaatgtcaactttgctttaatagggacataatttaccaaatgacaacagtcctaaacattcataaagagtcatttatgttcgtaacaggtgttatgtcatgtttatgacagtttaatgtcagtcttatgtagaccccttcaaataaagtgtaaccggAAAACCTTCATGATGACAGCATGTTGTTGTTCACAACACTTTGAGTTTGGGGCCTTTTTGCTTCCTTTGCGACTGTGAAATAACACGAGCAGCACTCAGCCTGGCTCGTGTCCAGTTAAAAACAGAGGCTGTTTAAAACTGATCCAAAGTTGCAGAAAATGTTGGGAGTCTCAATAGGAGAAAATTATGAAATGACCCATTGAtcgagggaaaaaaagggaattgtgaataaaataaatcctgtGTAGGGTTTGTTGCACCTCATTAGTATCTCAGCCCACTGCTTTTTTTCATGGAGTTTTGctattatctttatttattttctttctcaggTAGGCTCCAGCTTTCTCATACAGTGGTTAAAAGCTTTGTAGCAGAAATCTTCCAAACGTATCAGATGCAGATCGTTTCCTGgtgttttgggtttattttccaTCGTAGATGGAGCCTGAAACCAGCCTTGGCTGTAAATCTGTGAAATCTTCTCAGACTTTTCAGGCAGAGGGTTGAAGTGTTTGTTCAACAAGTTGATTAAACAAATACtggataaagaaataaaagcattttgttCCCACGTCTCCTTTCAGGAGCCCCTCAGAGCACGCCACAGGACCTTCCAACCCGGCCGATTTACAGGACTTCTTCAACAGAATGTTTAAGGGTGGACCGCCGAGTGACATGGCTGCCAACGGCGGAGGCTTTTTCCCCTCAGGTCCGCCCAGTCATCATCACCCAGCCGGCGCCGGGGCGAGCCCTTTCTCCCCGCCGCCGGGTCCCACGGGCTTCTACATGCCGGGCGGCCATCGGCCGGAGTCCAGCGAGACGTGGCCCGACGGTGGCAAGCCCCCCCGCAGGAGAAAGAAGGTCCGGAAACCCTTCCAGAGGTGAAGCCCGCTCACTCGTTTGTGTGTCAAAACCGGGACACGAcgatcacataaaaaaaaaaaggccatgtTTGTTTCTCGCCTGCCTGTCGGCATGCCAAGATCTGAAGCGGGAAGAGCGGTTGAGTTTGGAGCTGCAGTCAGACGAGCCGAGCAGGGAGGGGGATCAGGAGGAGGAAGCGGTGGGGCGAATCTCAGT contains:
- the dnajc14 gene encoding dnaJ homolog subfamily C member 14; translated protein: MEKEAAEKEMDDEEVCDGDFVSEASFCQQQTGETDDCVEEDNMAHLRSQETPVIDSGAGDAESCESMEAQEDTEEVSEDFKHDLDRENPGVINQEEDEAAKEQQMNGESGWRALGGGRRCRLRSGGSLFEQSGQSAFPPFQKGGIPSSGSRHKQTRRRNHHHHQQSRGRRRTGKQLFMAFREMLSESLSVWCISCVHMLIEIIVTLTHNCGVAVETGVLKLYNFGKQILVKITDLPGMKADVGRVLRWIKCTGADLVDKTARTLKWLKTAASSCFRVSCALVVFSFCWLKGMLLRVGGERGKRWWTAFLDSRVWKRLASALERVRSWFRKYRNRSPESPGRAGKGEPSQELERLLALAEVPEGELDPFTVLGVEVHATETELKKAYRQLAVQVHPDKNKHPRAGEAFKVLRAAWDIVSNPETRREYELKRMAATELSKSMNEFLTKLQDDLKEAMNTMMCTKCEGKHKRFEMDRDPAEARFCAECSRCHGAEEGDLWAESSMLGLRITYFACMEGKVYDITEWAGCQRISISPDTHRVPYHISFGSKNNSNAPRHRSPSEHATGPSNPADLQDFFNRMFKGGPPSDMAANGGGFFPSGPPSHHHPAGAGASPFSPPPGPTGFYMPGGHRPESSETWPDGGKPPRRRKKVRKPFQR